One segment of Salvelinus alpinus chromosome 1, SLU_Salpinus.1, whole genome shotgun sequence DNA contains the following:
- the LOC139573998 gene encoding medium-chain acyl-CoA ligase ACSF2, mitochondrial-like, with protein sequence MSTHHLRQLSVFSRRAVLQPLQVVSSLQKTPGNPTWFWCCRSLHVDSPPLVPGQSVSYVHGASSVSLLGQTVGQSLQAAADRWPHREALVFLQDGVRKTFSQFQEDVDQAAAGLLALGLKRGDRLGVWGPNTYHWILFQFATAKAGIILVSINPAYQLKELEYTLGKVQCKAVVCPTQFKTQRFCDTLRQICPEMDTAESGVFRSSRLPDLCMVIVTDSRQTGTVHVEDVMQAGSRQHHQELQDLQTKLSFDDPINIVHIRGYPVEKK encoded by the exons ATGTCAACTCACCACCTCAGACAGCTCAGTGTGTTCTCTAGAAGGGCTGTGTTACAACCTCTACAGGTGGTCTCCTCACTACAGAAGACACCTGGGAACCCAACCTGGTTCTGGTGCTGTAG GTCCCTCCATGTGGACAGTCCCCCCCTGGTCCCAGGGCAGAGCGTCAGCTACGTCCATGGGGCCTCCTCAGTGTCCCTGCTGGGCCAGACGGTGGGTCAGAGTCTTCAGGCTGCAGCCGACCGCTGGCCCCACAGAGAGGCCCTGGTCTTCCTGCAGGATGGAGTCCGTAAGACCTTCTCTCAGTTTCAGGAGGAC GTTGACCAGGCTGCTGCAGGTCTCCTGGCCCTGGGTCTGAAGAGAGGGGACAGACTAGGAGTCTGGGGGCCCAACACATACCACTGGATCCTGTTTCAGTTCGCCACAGCCAAGGCTGGCATCATACTG GTGTCAATAAACCCAGCCTATCAGCTGAAGGAGCTGGAGTACACCCTGGGGAAG gtgCAGTGTAAAGCAGTGGTGTGTCCCACCCAGTTTAAGACCCAGAG GTTCTGTGACACGCTGAGACAGATCTGCCCAGAGATGGACACAGCGGAGTCAGGGGTCTTTAGGAGCTCCAG ACTACCAGACCTGTGTATGGTGATTGtaacagacagcagacagacagggactGTACATGTAGAGGATGTGATGCAGGCTGGAAGCAGACAGCACCACCAGGAGCTGCAGGACCTGCAGACCAAACTGTCCTTCGACGACCCCATCAACATAGTTCACATCCGTGGGTATCCTGTTGAAAAGAAGTAG